Proteins from a single region of Pseudomonas fulva:
- the sctJ gene encoding type III secretion system inner membrane ring lipoprotein SctJ, with the protein MGGHPLRLFALLLLTLLLQACDGMVLYSNLSEREANSMVAALLREGIAAQRQVQEDGRITVSVPQERLSDAVALLDEAGLPQQQFSNMGEVFKNNGLVSSPVQERAQMVYALSEELSHTVSQIDGVLSARVHVVLPDNDLLKRVISPSSASVLIRYEADTDIDQLIPQIKTLVANSISGLNYDGVSVTAIKAAIRNLRDDARPPLSSFLGVWMLDESVSRARTLFFGALLLLLGMAGALGWLLWRERQGQGTYVLRESE; encoded by the coding sequence ATGGGTGGGCATCCTTTGCGGCTGTTCGCGCTGTTGCTGCTGACGCTGTTGCTGCAGGCCTGTGACGGCATGGTGCTGTACAGCAACCTCAGCGAGCGTGAGGCCAACAGCATGGTTGCCGCCTTGCTGCGCGAGGGCATCGCCGCCCAGCGCCAGGTACAGGAGGACGGCCGGATCACCGTCAGCGTGCCCCAGGAGCGCCTGTCCGACGCCGTGGCCCTGCTCGACGAAGCCGGCCTGCCGCAGCAGCAGTTTTCCAACATGGGCGAGGTGTTCAAGAACAACGGCCTGGTGTCCTCACCGGTGCAGGAGCGGGCGCAGATGGTCTATGCGCTCAGCGAAGAGCTGTCGCACACCGTGTCGCAGATCGATGGCGTGCTGTCGGCTCGGGTCCACGTGGTGCTGCCCGACAACGACCTGCTCAAGCGGGTGATCTCGCCATCGTCGGCCTCGGTGCTGATCCGTTACGAGGCCGATACCGACATCGACCAGCTGATTCCGCAGATCAAGACCCTGGTTGCCAACAGCATTTCCGGGCTCAACTACGACGGCGTGTCGGTCACCGCGATCAAGGCGGCGATCCGCAACCTGCGTGACGATGCGCGGCCGCCGCTCAGCTCCTTTCTCGGCGTGTGGATGCTCGACGAGAGCGTGTCGCGGGCACGTACCCTGTTTTTCGGCGCCCTGTTGCTGTTGCTCGGCATGGCCGGCGCCCTGGGCTGGCTGCTGTGGCGCGAGCGCCAGGGGCAGGGCACCTACGTGCTGAGGGAAAGCGAGTGA
- a CDS encoding tetratricopeptide repeat protein: MPSISTRCILLASLALLGACSNHTPSTPAADGDEAYQRLMKLAGDVESRGDRGTAATLYQRAAEQPGAGFDAWQRLGHARLESGNTQGAEAAYQKAVALQPDNPVGLLGLGTAQLRLGYPERAQPLLESAARQLPNDAQAFARLGAAEAQLGNVTAMQKAFATARRLAPDDLDARSNLALAYALNGDTGNALREIAGIDRAPTAQRRHQRNVLLVQVLAGAQGKPASVQLDDTSASQRQALIAEAQRIAAIRDPGERARALGLSTGQ; encoded by the coding sequence TTGCCGTCGATTTCCACCCGCTGCATCCTGCTTGCCAGCCTCGCCCTGCTGGGCGCCTGCAGTAACCACACGCCGAGCACGCCCGCAGCAGACGGCGATGAGGCCTATCAGCGCCTGATGAAACTGGCCGGCGATGTCGAATCGCGCGGTGACCGCGGTACCGCCGCGACGCTCTACCAGAGGGCTGCCGAACAACCGGGGGCGGGCTTCGACGCCTGGCAGCGGCTGGGCCATGCGCGGCTGGAGAGCGGCAACACCCAGGGCGCCGAGGCGGCCTACCAGAAAGCCGTCGCGCTGCAGCCGGACAACCCGGTGGGCCTGCTCGGCCTGGGCACCGCGCAGCTGCGCCTGGGCTACCCGGAGCGCGCCCAGCCGCTGCTGGAAAGCGCCGCCCGGCAGTTGCCCAACGATGCCCAGGCCTTTGCCCGCCTGGGCGCCGCCGAGGCGCAACTGGGCAATGTCACGGCCATGCAGAAGGCCTTCGCCACGGCACGCCGGCTGGCCCCCGACGACCTCGACGCGCGCAGCAACCTGGCCCTGGCCTATGCGCTCAACGGCGACACCGGCAATGCCCTGCGCGAGATCGCCGGCATCGACCGTGCCCCCACCGCGCAGCGGCGCCATCAGCGCAATGTGCTGCTGGTTCAGGTACTGGCGGGCGCCCAGGGCAAACCGGCCAGCGTGCAGCTCGACGACACCAGCGCCAGCCAGCGCCAGGCGCTGATCGCCGAGGCGCAACGTATCGCGGCCATCCGTGACCCCGGCGAACGCGCCCGGGCCCTGGGGCTGAGCACCGGGCAGTAG
- the sctL gene encoding type III secretion system stator protein SctL — MSTLPGKPGQRILRAEEAAQWLDGYAFMQAAREEAERTQAALQQLRDQARDEGLAAGLAEGQREAALLLARTTQQVDDYLAGLEAQMADLALGIARQVIGELDDATRLARCTRQALGAFRHAQRLRLQVPPDQLATVREQLRDLGERLEVEADDSLAAGHARLSSPQASVELDLHTQLQGLRQALLPGSLEGGDERASA, encoded by the coding sequence ATGAGCACGCTGCCAGGCAAGCCGGGCCAGCGCATCCTGCGTGCCGAGGAGGCGGCGCAGTGGCTCGACGGCTACGCCTTCATGCAGGCGGCCCGCGAGGAGGCCGAGCGAACCCAGGCAGCCTTGCAGCAACTGCGTGACCAGGCGCGAGACGAGGGCCTGGCGGCCGGCCTCGCCGAGGGGCAACGCGAAGCGGCGCTGTTGCTGGCGCGCACGACGCAGCAGGTCGATGATTACCTGGCCGGCCTGGAAGCGCAGATGGCCGACCTGGCGCTGGGCATCGCCCGGCAGGTGATCGGTGAGCTGGACGACGCCACCCGCCTGGCACGGTGCACGCGCCAGGCACTTGGCGCCTTTCGCCACGCCCAGCGGCTGCGCCTGCAGGTGCCGCCGGATCAGCTCGCCACCGTGCGTGAGCAACTGCGCGACCTTGGCGAGCGCCTCGAGGTGGAGGCCGATGACAGCCTCGCTGCCGGCCATGCGCGGTTGAGCAGCCCCCAGGCCAGCGTCGAGCTGGACCTGCACACCCAGCTGCAAGGCCTGCGCCAGGCGTTGTTGCCCGGCAGCCTGGAGGGCGGCGATGAACGCGCCTCTGCGTGA
- a CDS encoding type III secretion protein, with translation MFHRPACADSGSIGRCLALTLLLLAGGVGTARAEVTPPWFDQPYDYVVINQDLRSTLEAFGRNLGLPMAISNRVKGRAQSNLRAASAGEFLDALCGNGGLTWFFDGNMLHVNSEEEIEIRQFEPSGFQLDELQTALDELGVAGKHLSLRSSFHGDGMLISGPPPYMALVQQRIDQLQSPLVAEPEVVRERGVRVFRGSAGIQVVKDADE, from the coding sequence TTGTTTCATCGACCTGCCTGCGCCGATAGTGGCTCCATCGGGCGCTGCCTGGCGCTGACCCTGCTGTTGCTGGCTGGCGGTGTGGGCACGGCCCGCGCCGAAGTCACGCCACCCTGGTTCGATCAACCCTACGACTATGTGGTGATCAACCAGGATCTGCGCAGCACCCTGGAAGCCTTCGGGCGCAACCTCGGGCTGCCGATGGCGATTTCCAACCGGGTCAAGGGCCGTGCCCAGAGCAACCTGCGCGCGGCCAGTGCCGGCGAGTTTCTCGACGCCCTGTGCGGCAACGGCGGCCTGACTTGGTTTTTCGACGGCAACATGCTGCATGTGAACAGTGAGGAAGAAATCGAGATTCGCCAGTTCGAACCCAGCGGTTTTCAGCTCGACGAGTTGCAGACCGCGTTGGACGAGCTGGGTGTAGCAGGCAAGCACCTGTCGCTGCGCAGCAGCTTTCACGGTGACGGCATGCTGATTTCCGGGCCGCCGCCCTACATGGCGCTGGTCCAGCAACGTATCGATCAGCTGCAGAGCCCGCTAGTCGCCGAACCCGAGGTGGTTCGCGAGCGGGGCGTGCGGGTGTTCCGTGGCAGCGCCGGCATCCAGGTAGTGAAGGATGCGGACGAATAA
- a CDS encoding FliI/YscN family ATPase, with the protein MNAPLRDLLPTLSARLVDAQPRPLRGRIRSIRGTLIQASVPNVGIGELCRLSDPASGRVLTAEVVGFDGDEAILSPVGSLEGLSTRTEIVATGESQSVLVGDALLGRVIGPLGDVLDGGAPVSGLHRYPLQAEPPAPFSRQIVAQPMPLGIRAIDGLLTVARGQRMGIFGEPGVGKSSLLASIVRRSEAQVIVIGLIGERGREVRELLDVHLGAEARARTVAVVATSDRPATERVKAALVATSHAEYHRDQGRHVLLLLDSLTRFARAQREIGLAIGEPPTRRGYPPSLFSALPRLLERSGPAATGSITALYTVLTEGDASLDPVAEEVRSILDGHLVLSAELAQRNHFPAIDVLQSRSRLMDRVVEPEQRQLAGHLRALMARHADIELLLRTGDYVAGSDPLADEAIARQGAIEQFLRQDAAEPSGFDDTLRALRKVLG; encoded by the coding sequence ATGAACGCGCCTCTGCGTGACCTGCTGCCGACCCTCAGCGCGCGCCTGGTCGATGCCCAGCCACGGCCGTTACGCGGGCGCATCCGCAGCATCCGCGGCACGCTGATCCAGGCCAGCGTGCCGAATGTGGGCATTGGCGAGCTGTGTCGGCTCAGCGACCCGGCCAGCGGGCGGGTGCTCACCGCCGAGGTGGTGGGGTTCGATGGCGATGAGGCGATTCTCTCGCCCGTCGGTTCCCTGGAGGGACTGTCGACCCGTACCGAAATCGTCGCCACTGGCGAGAGCCAGAGCGTGCTGGTGGGCGATGCCTTGCTGGGGCGGGTGATCGGCCCCCTGGGTGATGTGCTCGATGGCGGTGCGCCGGTCAGCGGTCTGCATCGCTATCCGCTGCAGGCCGAGCCGCCTGCACCCTTTTCCCGGCAGATCGTCGCCCAGCCGATGCCACTGGGCATCCGCGCCATCGACGGTCTGCTCACCGTGGCCCGTGGGCAGCGCATGGGCATCTTCGGCGAGCCCGGGGTCGGCAAGTCGTCATTGCTGGCCAGCATCGTGCGGCGCAGCGAAGCCCAGGTGATCGTCATCGGCCTGATCGGCGAGCGCGGCCGCGAGGTGCGCGAGCTGCTCGACGTGCACCTGGGCGCAGAGGCGCGGGCGCGCACCGTCGCCGTGGTCGCCACCTCGGATCGCCCGGCCACCGAACGGGTCAAGGCGGCGCTGGTGGCCACCTCCCATGCCGAATACCACCGCGACCAGGGCCGCCATGTGCTGTTGCTGCTCGACAGCCTGACCCGCTTCGCCCGTGCCCAGCGCGAGATCGGCCTGGCCATCGGCGAGCCGCCGACCCGTCGCGGTTATCCGCCTTCGCTGTTCTCCGCCTTGCCGCGCCTGCTGGAGCGCTCGGGCCCGGCGGCCACCGGCAGCATCACGGCGCTGTACACGGTGCTCACCGAGGGCGATGCATCCCTCGATCCGGTGGCCGAGGAGGTGCGCTCGATCCTCGACGGCCACCTGGTGCTCAGCGCCGAGCTGGCCCAGCGCAACCATTTCCCGGCCATCGACGTGCTGCAGAGCCGCAGCCGCCTGATGGATCGCGTGGTCGAGCCGGAGCAGCGGCAGCTGGCCGGCCACCTGCGTGCCCTGATGGCGCGGCACGCCGATATCGAGTTGTTGCTGCGCACCGGCGACTACGTGGCTGGCAGCGATCCGCTGGCTGACGAGGCGATCGCCCGCCAGGGCGCCATCGAACAGTTCCTGCGTCAGGACGCCGCCGAGCCCAGTGGCTTCGACGACACCCTGCGCGCGCTGCGCAAGGTGCTCGGATGA
- a CDS encoding type II and III secretion system protein family protein, with the protein MMRLLLLTLCCLPLLAIAQSPLGGDISLGTGEGRIMRFSDPVEAVMIAEPGVADLQVVSPGVIYLFGKRPGHTTLVALGSDEREVASLQISVGSNGRPISSALRNRHPQSGADVQGVGNRLAARGQVSNVAEALDLNALLDPTGQDWQGAVNTATYAGSAQVNIRVRFAEVSREELLRYGVSWNALFNNGTFSFGLLTGGNLAAEAAAGGSNLIGVGLDSGNFNIDSVLEALQSNGVLEILAEPNITAMTGETASFLAGGEVPVPVPVNSDLVGVEYKSYGVSLLFSPTLLPGDRIGLQVRPEVSSLMGGSTLEVSGFRVPSFRVRRADTRVEVGSGQTFAIAGLFQRENSRDLEKVPLLGDMPVLGNLFRSKRFQQNETELVILITPYLVEPVQTQAMLTPLDKTLGARADAPARSSSFGFHLQ; encoded by the coding sequence ATGATGCGCCTTTTGCTGCTGACGCTGTGCTGCCTGCCACTGCTGGCCATAGCCCAGTCCCCGCTGGGGGGCGATATCAGCCTGGGCACCGGCGAGGGGCGGATCATGCGCTTCAGCGACCCGGTGGAGGCGGTGATGATCGCCGAACCGGGCGTGGCCGACCTGCAGGTGGTGTCGCCCGGGGTCATCTACCTGTTCGGCAAGCGCCCGGGCCACACCACCCTGGTGGCCCTGGGCAGTGACGAGCGGGAAGTCGCCTCGCTGCAGATCAGCGTCGGCAGCAACGGCCGGCCGATCAGCAGTGCGCTGCGCAACCGTCATCCGCAGAGCGGCGCTGACGTTCAGGGCGTCGGCAACCGCCTGGCGGCCCGTGGCCAGGTCAGCAACGTCGCCGAGGCCCTGGACCTCAATGCCCTGCTCGACCCCACCGGGCAGGACTGGCAGGGGGCGGTGAACACCGCGACTTACGCGGGCTCTGCCCAGGTGAACATTCGCGTGCGCTTCGCCGAGGTGTCGCGCGAAGAGCTGCTGCGCTACGGCGTGAGCTGGAATGCGCTGTTCAACAACGGCACCTTCTCGTTCGGCCTGCTCACCGGCGGCAACCTGGCGGCCGAGGCCGCTGCCGGCGGCTCCAACCTGATCGGCGTGGGCCTGGACAGCGGCAACTTCAATATCGACAGCGTGCTCGAGGCGCTGCAGAGCAATGGCGTGCTGGAGATCCTCGCCGAGCCGAACATCACCGCCATGACCGGTGAAACGGCAAGCTTCCTGGCGGGCGGTGAAGTGCCAGTGCCGGTGCCGGTGAACAGCGACCTGGTGGGCGTCGAGTACAAATCCTACGGAGTCTCGCTGCTGTTCAGCCCCACCCTGCTGCCGGGTGACCGCATCGGCCTGCAGGTGCGCCCGGAAGTCAGCAGCCTGATGGGCGGCAGCACCCTGGAAGTTTCCGGGTTCCGCGTCCCGTCGTTCCGCGTGCGCCGCGCCGACACCCGCGTCGAGGTCGGCAGTGGGCAGACCTTCGCCATTGCCGGCCTGTTCCAGCGGGAAAATTCACGGGATCTGGAAAAGGTCCCGTTGCTGGGCGACATGCCGGTGCTCGGCAACCTGTTCCGCTCCAAACGCTTTCAGCAGAACGAGACCGAGCTGGTGATCCTCATCACCCCCTATCTGGTCGAGCCGGTGCAGACCCAGGCCATGCTCACGCCGCTCGACAAAACGCTGGGCGCCCGTGCCGATGCCCCGGCGCGCAGCAGCTCCTTCGGGTTCCACCTGCAATGA